The following are encoded in a window of Gramella sp. MT6 genomic DNA:
- a CDS encoding MBL fold metallo-hydrolase: protein MTAQIIIALLIIGVLYGIGYLYLNPQFGGKLSKEEKLAFAESSQWNGEKFRNLQKTTLDMDLKKMPGLIRDNFKGKAERGPEKELPVKEFDQELWDQDEGKTKFIWYGHSVGLFKMNNSNILIDPMFGPDASPVGPIRTRRYSDSTLYIIDKLPEIDAVLISHDHYDHLDYESFQRLGSKVKHFYVPLGVKKHLLRWKIEESKITELDWWDSVDVNDVKINFVPSRHFSGRGLFDRDESLWGGYTFTTATENIFWSGDGGYGDHFKEIGEKLGPFDMAFVECGQYNENWHQIHMFPEESVQAAIDVKAEKAVPIHWGAFTLALHDWEDPIEGFIRTSLEKGVDYVIPELGEQLIIK from the coding sequence ATGACAGCACAAATCATAATTGCCCTCTTAATTATTGGCGTTTTATACGGAATTGGATATCTGTATCTGAATCCGCAGTTCGGTGGAAAACTTTCCAAAGAAGAAAAACTTGCCTTTGCTGAATCTTCTCAGTGGAATGGTGAGAAATTCAGGAATCTTCAGAAAACTACTTTGGATATGGATTTGAAGAAGATGCCGGGATTAATTCGGGATAATTTTAAAGGCAAGGCTGAACGAGGTCCTGAAAAAGAGCTTCCGGTTAAGGAATTTGATCAGGAACTGTGGGATCAGGATGAAGGCAAAACAAAATTTATCTGGTATGGTCATTCTGTGGGATTATTCAAAATGAATAATTCCAATATTCTGATAGATCCAATGTTTGGACCTGATGCTTCACCTGTGGGGCCAATTCGCACCAGGAGATATTCAGATTCGACGCTTTATATCATTGATAAACTCCCGGAAATTGATGCGGTGCTTATCTCTCATGATCATTATGATCACCTTGATTATGAAAGTTTTCAAAGATTGGGATCTAAGGTGAAACATTTCTATGTTCCGCTTGGCGTTAAAAAACATTTGCTTAGATGGAAAATTGAGGAATCAAAGATCACAGAATTGGACTGGTGGGATTCAGTTGATGTGAATGATGTAAAGATCAATTTCGTGCCTTCGAGACATTTTTCGGGCAGAGGATTGTTTGATCGCGATGAAAGTCTCTGGGGTGGATACACTTTTACTACCGCAACCGAAAATATTTTCTGGAGCGGAGACGGTGGCTACGGAGATCATTTTAAAGAGATCGGCGAAAAACTTGGTCCCTTTGATATGGCCTTTGTAGAATGCGGACAGTACAACGAAAACTGGCACCAGATACATATGTTCCCTGAAGAATCTGTACAGGCAGCGATTGACGTAAAAGCTGAAAAGGCCGTGCCAATTCACTGGGGAGCATTTACCCTTGCTTTACACGATTGGGAAGATCCCATCGAGGGATTTATTAGAACTTCTCTGGAAAAAGGCGTAGATTATGTAATTCCTGAATTAGGAGAACAATTAATCATAAA